The proteins below are encoded in one region of Lactuca sativa cultivar Salinas chromosome 3, Lsat_Salinas_v11, whole genome shotgun sequence:
- the LOC128132840 gene encoding uncharacterized protein LOC128132840, whose translation MEEKQLKGDLVEVARSLCAKFDAENAKGPSREGVQPKEIFMIRSKRSMEEQRGEQIIVKPSAYALTFSIQDPRPDGWKGDNPLIIHASIKDVTIHRVYVDTRSSADIIYENCFRLLPDRWKDNLQPTTGRLVGFTGHSLWPLGTIHLPLTITSHDKQRKKTALIDFLVIRHSAEHNIILGRTSLLKLGAVPSTMHGIMKFDTPKGEATILATPPRELRCYTVMKPAEITKGPKRPRGNPVKGKEVINEGYPDQPVDVGSAHPSYTRRALVDLLKRYKHVFAWTPTDMVGVERKFIEHKLMIKPGVKEVKQKKRVQGGDRNMAINAEVSKLTEAGIVREAMFPTWIANPVMVCKQDGSWRMCIEFSDLNKACPKDCYPLPEIDQKVESLQGYKLKCFLDAYKGYHQILMRKEEEEAGHLND comes from the coding sequence ATGGAGGAGAAACAACTTAAGGGAGACCTGGTGGAGGTAGCGCGAAGCCTATGCGCCAAATTCGATGCTGAGAACGCCAAGGGTCCATCCCGCGAAGGAGTTCAGCCCAaggagatattcatgatacgCAGCAAAAGAAGTATGGAGGAACAGCGAGGAGAGCAAATCATTGTTAAACCGTCAGCATACGCGCTCACGTTCTCCATACAGGATCCTCGGCCAGACGGTTGGAAGGGTGACAACCCTCTGATAATACATGCATCCATCAAAGACGTGACTATCCATAGGGTCTATGTCGACACCAGGAGCTCAGCAGACATCATCTATGAGAATTGTTTCCGGCTTCTCCCAGATCGCTGGAAAGACAATTTGCAACCTACGACAGGTAGGCTGGTGGGATTCACCGGTCACAGCCTGTGGCCGTTGGGCACGATCCACCTCCCCTTAACAATCACCAGCCACGACAAGCAGCGGAAGAAGACCGCCCTGATAGACTTTTTGGTTATTCGACACTCGGCAGAACACAACATCATCTTAGGAAGGACCTCCCTCTTGAAGCTAGGGGCCGTACCTTCAACCATGCATGGGATCATGAAATTCGACACACCAAAAGGCGAAGCCACGATTTTGGCCACCCCGCCCAGAGAATTGCGGTGCTATACGGTTATGAAGCCAGCAGAAATAACAAAAGGGCCCAAGAGGCCCAGGGGAAATCCTGTAAAAGGGAAGGAGGTAATCAATGAGGGATATCCTGATCAGCCGGTCGATGTTGGAAGCGCCCACCCAAGCTACACAAGAAGAGCACTGGTCGACCTACTCAAACGCTACAAACATGTATTTGCTTGGACCCCCACGGATATGGTGGGGGTAGAAAGGAAGTTCATCGAACATAAGCTAATGATCAAACCGGGGGTAAAAGAGGTTAAGCAGAAGAAGAGGGTACAAGGAGGAGACCGTAACATGGCGATCAATGCAGAAGTGTCTAAGCTGACGGAGGCCGGAATAGTAAGGGAGGCGATGTTCCCAACATGGATTGCAAACCCAGTTATGGTCTGCAAGCAGGATGGGTCGTGGCGCATGTGCATCGAATTTTCTGATCTAAACAAGGCATGCCCTAAGGATTGCTACCCACTCCCGGAAATCGATCAGAAGGTAGAGTCGCTACAGGGATACAAGCTAAAATGCTTCTTGGACGCATACAAAGGGTATCACCAGATATTGatgagaaaagaagaagaagaggcggGACATTTAAATGACTGA